GCTGAAATCGGCGGTGAAATTGCGGTTCACATGGTTCGCAACTGTTGGATTAATCCTTTTCTTTGCGCGTCCCATCCAATGAAAAAATGAATGTTTCTTCCTTAATTATCTATTTCGGGATGAAGCCTAAACTTGCAGATTCATATGATATCTTTCTCAAAAAAGGATTATTCCTATCAACACCACGTGCGCTTTTTGTTCTAAAACACATGACTCCTTCTATTGAAAATATTTTACATCTAGAACAAAAACTCAGTGGGCCCGTTGCGATTTGAACGCAAGTCACCACCACCCCAAGGTGGAAGGATAGCCAAACTACCCCACGGGCCCAAAGCGTGCTCACTGACATTCACAAGGTATTGAAATACTTATGTATACCAGAAAGACATGAGCAAAGATTTAATATAATTTATTGAATCAAGGCTCCATAATGGATATAGATTTTGTCGCTTTGCTTGGTTTTAGTGCAGGAATTATTACTTCTGTTGGTTTCATACCTCAGATTATACGTGGTTTTCGAACAAAAAAACTTGATGACGTCTCGTACTATATGCCGTTTGTTCTCTGTATTGGTATGACTCTTTGGCTGATTTATGGATTTCTTCTTTTACAGCCCCCGATTATCTATGCCAATAGCTTTGGTATCGGGTGTAACTGTTTACTTTTACTTTTGAAAAAATATTATTCTGCGAAAAAAATCTGTAAGAAAAATATATAAAGTACTGCCTTGTCTATTACCCTATCTACGAAAAATAAACAGGTATGAATAGAGGAACTGATATCAGGGAATTTCTATGTCACCATCCTCAAGACATATTTCGTCTCAAACACAGTACATAAATTCTTTTGAACGTGGTGTTATTTTTTTCAACAGAATCACCGCGAATGTATTCTGGAAAATTATGGATACTCTTGCCTATCAGAACCGAAAAATCGATGAAATTTATGAACGCATCATCGGTGCCGAATATGCTCGTGAATGTACCGTATTTCATCTGTCAGATCATACAAAAATTCTTCATATTGGATGTGGTGCATATCCTCTCACTGAAATTATCCTTGCACAGACAACAGACTTAGATATCGTTGGTATTGACAAAGACACAAACGCTGTTCACCATGCAAGAAACCTTCTTAAGAAAAAAAATCTTGACCATCGAATTGTTATAACAAATGGAAACGGACTTGATTATGCACTTACCGGATTCGATGTTATCATCGTATCCAGCTGTTCGTCGCCAAAAATAGATGTTCTCAACAACATTTTCTCCCGGGTATCCCCTGGAACAAGTATTATTGTACGAGAACTTGGCTCTGCATTAGACAGCATACTTAATCTCATTAAAAAAAATCCAAATCTCGAACTGTGTGGCAGAATTCATCATTTTAAACTATCAGTATTCGGGCCTATCGTCTGGAACTCATTACATCTGAAGAAAAAATAAAAGATCATACTTTTTTCATTCTTTATATTTTCAAAATAAGGTAAATTCAAGATGGAAACGAGCCATAATAACATTCATTGCACTCACTACCAGGATATTAGGAAATTTTCGTGTTTTAAACGTCACATTTGCAATACGTGCAAGGGTTTTATCAGGGGCATAAAAACGGTTTGATACCGATGCAGCACCCTGATACAACTCATCAGCGGTCATCAGTTTTGGCTGAAACACAACATGATGGAGATCATACAAGGTCCAATCTCTGGTGAGAATACGACCTTCGCTGTCGAGTTTTTTAAATAATCGTGTTATAGGAAATGGTGTTAAAATATTAAATTCAGCGGCATC
The window above is part of the Candidatus Thermoplasmatota archaeon genome. Proteins encoded here:
- a CDS encoding SemiSWEET family transporter, whose protein sequence is MDIDFVALLGFSAGIITSVGFIPQIIRGFRTKKLDDVSYYMPFVLCIGMTLWLIYGFLLLQPPIIYANSFGIGCNCLLLLLKKYYSAKKICKKNI
- a CDS encoding class I SAM-dependent methyltransferase, with protein sequence MDTLAYQNRKIDEIYERIIGAEYARECTVFHLSDHTKILHIGCGAYPLTEIILAQTTDLDIVGIDKDTNAVHHARNLLKKKNLDHRIVITNGNGLDYALTGFDVIIVSSCSSPKIDVLNNIFSRVSPGTSIIVRELGSALDSILNLIKKNPNLELCGRIHHFKLSVFGPIVWNSLHLKKK